A stretch of the Haloplanus aerogenes genome encodes the following:
- a CDS encoding TVP38/TMEM64 family protein has translation MVSTRRLRLLSLCLGLGALAVLGWQYSVADLLAYIRGENRWVVVFGLGVLYLVRPLLLWPLSVFSVFIGYVFGFPVGVPLVLGGTLLTCLPPFLVATHFGHEFGRLATHGSALVETTGELRGMVAARLSPAPADAVSYGAGIAGVPLRSFALGTLVGELPWALFYVLLGRSLRTFSAAGIEQIDLRLLLLAALVSVLLVARPLYEYLRDRLRF, from the coding sequence ATGGTATCCACCCGACGACTTCGACTGCTGTCCCTGTGTCTCGGTCTCGGTGCGCTCGCCGTACTCGGGTGGCAGTATTCGGTGGCCGACCTGCTCGCCTACATTCGGGGCGAGAATCGGTGGGTCGTCGTGTTCGGCCTCGGTGTCTTGTATCTCGTGCGCCCACTGCTGCTGTGGCCGCTCAGCGTGTTCTCCGTGTTCATCGGCTACGTGTTCGGCTTTCCCGTCGGCGTCCCGCTGGTGCTTGGAGGGACGCTGCTCACCTGCCTCCCGCCGTTCCTCGTCGCGACGCACTTCGGCCACGAATTCGGTCGACTCGCAACCCACGGTTCGGCGCTGGTCGAGACGACCGGCGAACTCCGGGGAATGGTCGCCGCACGCCTCTCGCCTGCCCCTGCCGACGCGGTGTCGTACGGGGCCGGCATCGCCGGCGTGCCGCTCCGGAGCTTCGCGCTCGGCACACTCGTCGGTGAACTGCCGTGGGCGCTGTTTTACGTGCTTCTCGGTCGCTCCCTTCGCACCTTCTCGGCGGCAGGGATCGAACAGATCGACCTCCGTCTGCTCCTCCTCGCCGCGCTCGTCTCCGTCCTCCTCGTCGCACGGCCGCTCTACGAATACCTCCGGGACCGACTCCGATTCTAA
- the gcvT gene encoding glycine cleavage system aminomethyltransferase GcvT, translating to MGLRKPPLHAIHADRDASFTEFGGWEMPVEFDSIRTEHAAVRESAGLFDVSHMGEIRVSGPDAAELMGRLTTNDVAELDPGDTQYACITDDEGIILDDTVVFRLADADGVPQYLFIPNAGHDTEMYTRWIEYRDEWDLDATVHNATEEWAMLALQGPDAPDLAAAATDGASRDIARFDAAFLDVAGVRCFTSRTGYTGEDGFEFLVPWDEAETVWSAFDCQPCGLGARDTLRLEMGFLLSGQDFDPEDEPRTPYEAGVGWTVDLDTEFVGRDALERVESEGVDERFRGVVLQQRGVPRHGYEVVDADGEHLGHLTSGTMSPTLGEPIGLGYLSTEQAPPGTRVRVLVRGEPKQANVVTPPFIDK from the coding sequence ATGGGCCTACGGAAGCCACCCTTACACGCGATCCACGCCGACCGGGATGCCTCGTTCACCGAGTTCGGCGGCTGGGAGATGCCGGTCGAGTTCGACTCGATCCGGACCGAACACGCGGCCGTTCGGGAGTCGGCCGGCCTCTTCGACGTCTCGCATATGGGCGAGATTCGGGTATCAGGCCCCGACGCGGCGGAGTTGATGGGGCGACTGACCACCAACGACGTGGCCGAACTCGATCCGGGCGATACCCAGTACGCGTGTATCACCGACGACGAGGGGATCATCCTCGATGACACGGTGGTGTTTCGGCTCGCCGATGCCGACGGTGTCCCGCAGTACCTGTTCATCCCGAACGCGGGGCACGACACCGAAATGTACACGCGCTGGATCGAGTATCGCGACGAGTGGGATCTCGACGCGACGGTCCACAACGCCACGGAGGAGTGGGCCATGCTGGCGCTGCAGGGTCCCGATGCGCCCGATCTCGCCGCGGCGGCGACCGATGGCGCGAGTCGCGATATCGCCCGCTTCGACGCGGCGTTCCTCGACGTGGCCGGCGTGCGGTGTTTCACGTCGCGGACGGGGTACACCGGCGAGGACGGCTTCGAGTTCCTCGTCCCGTGGGACGAGGCCGAGACGGTGTGGTCGGCGTTCGACTGCCAGCCCTGTGGCCTCGGCGCTCGCGACACCTTGCGGCTGGAGATGGGCTTTCTCCTCTCCGGGCAGGACTTCGATCCCGAGGACGAACCCCGTACCCCCTACGAGGCGGGCGTCGGGTGGACGGTCGACCTCGACACGGAGTTCGTGGGGCGTGACGCCCTCGAACGCGTCGAGAGCGAGGGCGTCGACGAGCGGTTCAGGGGTGTCGTCCTCCAGCAACGGGGCGTGCCCCGCCACGGCTACGAGGTGGTCGACGCCGACGGCGAGCATCTCGGCCATCTCACGAGCGGGACGATGAGTCCCACGCTCGGCGAACCCATCGGTCTCGGCTACCTCTCGACCGAACAGGCACCTCCGGGCACCCGCGTTCGGGTGCTGGTCCGGGGCGAACCGAAACAGGCGAACGTAGTAACTCCCCCCTTCATCGACAAATGA